The Benincasa hispida cultivar B227 chromosome 9, ASM972705v1, whole genome shotgun sequence genome has a segment encoding these proteins:
- the LOC120084958 gene encoding uncharacterized protein LOC120084958 isoform X1, with product MAAAISFTISKPSLCSQLSKPVSRFGARRLRIMAAATGTKVVPAVIVGSGRVGRALLDMGNGEDFLVKRGESVPLDFSGPILVCTRNDDLEAVLEATPRSRWNDLVFFQNGMLDPWYESKGLDDANQVLAYFAISKLGEAPVDGITDTNPEGLTAAYGKWASAVAGRLNAAGLSCKVLGKEAFEKQMLEKLIWICAFMLVGARHPGATVGAVEKDYRSEVSSLIAELASAAAAERQLVFEEGIEERLCAYSRAVAHFPTAVKEFKWRNGWFYSLSEKAIAAGKPDPCPLHSAWLKELKVVEE from the exons ATGGCCGCCGCAATTTCCTTCACAATCTCTAAACCTTCTCTCTGTTCTCAACTCTCTAAACCCGTTTCTAGATTTGGGGCTCGCCGTCTGAGAATCATGGCTGCGGCTACCGGAACTAAGGTGGTGCCCGCGGTGATTGTTGGAAGTGGCCGCGTTGGGAGGGCGCTGCTGGACATGGGAAACGGTGAAGATTTTTTGGTGAAGAGAGGCGAGTCCGTCCCCCTTGATTTTTCGGGTCCGATTCTTGTATGTACCAGGAATGATGATCTTGAGGCTGTTCTTGAAGCCACTCCTCGATCGAGATGGAACG ATTTGGTTTTTTTCCAGAATGGAATGTTGGACCCTTGGTATGAAAGCAAAGGTCTGGATGATGCTAATCAAGTCTTAGCATATTTTGCTATCTCAAAGCTCGGAGAGGCTCCTGTGGATGGAATAACGGATACCAATCCTGAAGGACTGACAGCAGCGTACGGAAAATGGGCGTCTGCCGTAGCAGGAAGGCTCAATGCTGCTGGCCTCTCCTGCAAG GTTCTTGGCAAGGAAGCCTTTGAGAAACAAATGTTGGAGAAGCTGATTTGGATTTGTGCATTTATGCTTGTTGGAGCACGTCATCCAGGTGCGACAGTGGGTGCCGTGGAGAAGGATTATCGCTCTGAA GTTTCTAGCCTCATTGCAGAACTTGCATCTGCAGCTGCAGCTGAAAGGCAGTTGGTGTTCGAAGAAGGTATAGAGGAAAGATTATGTGCGTATTCTCGTGCTGTCGCACACTTTCCAACGGCAGTAAAAGAG TTCAAATGGCGAAACGGGTGGTTCTATTCTCTGTCTGAGAAAGCCATTGCTGCAGGAAAACCTGACCCTTGCCCTCTGCATAGTGCTTGGCTTAAGGAGCTGAAAGTTGTCGAGGAATGA
- the LOC120084958 gene encoding uncharacterized protein LOC120084958 isoform X2: MMILRLFLKPLLDRDGTNGMLDPWYESKGLDDANQVLAYFAISKLGEAPVDGITDTNPEGLTAAYGKWASAVAGRLNAAGLSCKVLGKEAFEKQMLEKLIWICAFMLVGARHPGATVGAVEKDYRSEVSSLIAELASAAAAERQLVFEEGIEERLCAYSRAVAHFPTAVKEFKWRNGWFYSLSEKAIAAGKPDPCPLHSAWLKELKVVEE; this comes from the exons ATGATGATCTTGAGGCTGTTCTTGAAGCCACTCCTCGATCGAGATGGAACG AATGGAATGTTGGACCCTTGGTATGAAAGCAAAGGTCTGGATGATGCTAATCAAGTCTTAGCATATTTTGCTATCTCAAAGCTCGGAGAGGCTCCTGTGGATGGAATAACGGATACCAATCCTGAAGGACTGACAGCAGCGTACGGAAAATGGGCGTCTGCCGTAGCAGGAAGGCTCAATGCTGCTGGCCTCTCCTGCAAG GTTCTTGGCAAGGAAGCCTTTGAGAAACAAATGTTGGAGAAGCTGATTTGGATTTGTGCATTTATGCTTGTTGGAGCACGTCATCCAGGTGCGACAGTGGGTGCCGTGGAGAAGGATTATCGCTCTGAA GTTTCTAGCCTCATTGCAGAACTTGCATCTGCAGCTGCAGCTGAAAGGCAGTTGGTGTTCGAAGAAGGTATAGAGGAAAGATTATGTGCGTATTCTCGTGCTGTCGCACACTTTCCAACGGCAGTAAAAGAG TTCAAATGGCGAAACGGGTGGTTCTATTCTCTGTCTGAGAAAGCCATTGCTGCAGGAAAACCTGACCCTTGCCCTCTGCATAGTGCTTGGCTTAAGGAGCTGAAAGTTGTCGAGGAATGA